The Halorussus rarus genome includes the window GAGTACGTCGCGGAACTCCGCGAGCGACTCCCCGAGCACGACGTGCGCCACGCCCGGACCCCGACCGAGGAGCGCGATCTCCTCGCCGACGCCCGGGTCGTCGCCGGGATGGAACTGGACGAGGAGCTGCTGGCCCACGCCGACGAACTGGAGCTGTTCGCGTGCGCCTACGCCGGCACCGGCCACCTGCCGCTGGACGCGCTCGAGGAGCGCGGCGTGGCGGTCACGAACGCCTCGGGCGTCCACGGGCCGAACATCGGCGAGCACGTGCTGGGCAACATCCTGGTCTTCGCCCGCCGGCTCCACGAGGGGTGGCGCCGCCAGCGGGAGCGCGAGTGGCGCCACTTCCAGGCCCACGAGCTCCGGGGCAGCACCGTCACGGTGGTCGGCCTGGGCGCCATCGGCCAGTCGGTGGTCGAGCGACTGCAGGGATTTGGCGTCGATACCATCGGCGTGCGCTACACCCCCGAGAAGGGCGGCCCGACCGACGAGGTGGTCGGGTTCGGGGGCTCCGAGTTCGAGGACGCGCTGGCCCGGACCGACTACCTCGTGCTGGCCTGCCCGCTGACCGACACCACGCGGGGGCTGATC containing:
- a CDS encoding D-2-hydroxyacid dehydrogenase → MTDSPDVVVLRKSTHGVPVSEYVAELRERLPEHDVRHARTPTEERDLLADARVVAGMELDEELLAHADELELFACAYAGTGHLPLDALEERGVAVTNASGVHGPNIGEHVLGNILVFARRLHEGWRRQREREWRHFQAHELRGSTVTVVGLGAIGQSVVERLQGFGVDTIGVRYTPEKGGPTDEVVGFGGSEFEDALARTDYLVLACPLTDTTRGLIGEAELKTLSPEAVLVNVARGPVVDTDALLWALRGNHLRGAALDVTDPEPLPEDHALWNLENCLITPHCSGQTPEYYARLADIVAENVRRLDAGEELTNRVV